GCACGTCTCGAACGCCCTGGGCACCATCAACCCGGTGAAGCAGATGATTGCCGAGGCCCATGCGCACGGCGCCTGCGTTCTTGTCGACGGAGCCCAGGCGGTCTCGCACCTGCGGGTCGATGTGCGCGACCTTGACGCAGATTTCTACGTGTTCAGCGGGCACAAGCTGTTCGCCCCCACGGGTGTCGGCGCCCTCTACGGCAAGAAGGCGCTGCTGCAGAAGATGCCGCCCTGGCAGGGCGGGGGAGACATGATTGCGTCGGTCTCCTTCGAGAAGACCACCTACAACGCGCTGCCCTACAAGTTCGAGGCGGGCACGCCCAACATCGCCGGCGGCATCGGGCTGGGGGCGGCCATCGACTACGTCGAGGCGTTGGGCTTCGAGGCCATCGCGGCCTGGGAGGGCGCGCTGCTCGAGCACGGCACGAAGGTGCTCACCGCCATTCCGCGGGTGCGCCTGGTGGGAACGGCGCATGAGAAGGCTTCCGTGCTCTCGTTCGTGGTCGATGGGGTGCATCCGCACGACATCGGCACGATTCTCGATTTCGAGGGCGTGGCCATCCGCACGGGCCACCACTGCGCCCAGCCCGTGATGGATCGCTTCGGCATTCCCGCCACGGCCCGCGCCTCGCTCGCGTTCTACAACACCTTCGAGGAGATCGACGCGCTGGCCGCGGCGCTCCACAAGG
This Pseudomonadota bacterium DNA region includes the following protein-coding sequences:
- a CDS encoding cysteine desulfurase, which codes for MSTTLTRAPFDLARIRADFPILGQLVHGKPLVYLDNAATTQKPASVIEAETRYYETENANIHRGVHLLSQIATRDYENARKKVARFLNSADATEIIFVRGATEAINLVSNSWGRKNVGKDDEIVITHMEHHSNIVPWQMLCEQTGAKLRVVPINDAGELDLEAYRAMLGERTKLVAVVHVSNALGTINPVKQMIAEAHAHGACVLVDGAQAVSHLRVDVRDLDADFYVFSGHKLFAPTGVGALYGKKALLQKMPPWQGGGDMIASVSFEKTTYNALPYKFEAGTPNIAGGIGLGAAIDYVEALGFEAIAAWEGALLEHGTKVLTAIPRVRLVGTAHEKASVLSFVVDGVHPHDIGTILDFEGVAIRTGHHCAQPVMDRFGIPATARASLAFYNTFEEIDALAAALHKVMEVFPHDGGQ